In Corylus avellana chromosome ca2, CavTom2PMs-1.0, the following proteins share a genomic window:
- the LOC132172963 gene encoding pathogenesis-related thaumatin-like protein 3.5: protein MASLVVSITLLSLSLLHLLAGVYSATFTIVNKCGYTVWPGILSSAGTDQLPATGFILQPGESNTLAVPTSWSGRMWGRTLCAQDSTGGFSCVTGDCGSSTIECAGRGAVPPATLAEFTLNGANGLDFYDVSLVDGYNLPMTVTPQGGTGGMCNATGCVVDLNGACPTELKVMRAGEDESVACKSACEAFGDPQFCCSGAYASPATCKPSSYSEFFKSACPLAYSYAYDDGTSTFTCASADYVITFCPKLANSVKSTNGQTNFSADPSAATRDTPTNLIGAVMAVVAAILIVSKH, encoded by the exons ATGGCCTCTCTCGTAGTTTCCATcactctcctctctctttctctcctacATCTCCTCGCAGGAGTCTATTCAGCGACATTCACTATCGTAAACAAGTGCGGCTACACAGTATGGCCAGGCATACTATCCAGCGCCGGGACCGACCAGCTCCCCGCCACCGGCTTCATCCTCCAACCCGGCGAGTCCAACACGCTCGCCGTACCCACCTCCTGGTCTGGCCGCATGTGGGGTCGGACCCTTTGCGCCCAGGACTCAACCGGCGGGTTCTCGTGCGTCACAGGCGACTGCGGCTCGTCCACCATAGAATGCGCCGGTCGCGGAGCGGTGCCACCAGCCACGCTAGCCGAGTTCACTCTAAACGGCGCGAATGGGCTCGACTTCTATGACGTCAGCCTCGTGGACGGTTATAACCTCCCTATGACGGTTACGCCGCAGGGTGGAACCGGAGGCATGTGTAACGCGACGGGGTGCGTGGTGGACTTGAACGGTGCGTGTCCTACGGAGCTTAAAGTTATGAGAGCGGGTGAAGATGAGAGCGTGGCGTGTAAAAGCGCGTGCGAGGCGTTCGGGGACCCGCAATTCTGTTGCAGTGGGGCCTACGCGAGTCCGGCTACGTGCAAGCCCAGCTCATACTCGGAGTTCTTTAAGAGTGCGTGCCCACTCGCTTACAGCTACGCCTACGACGATGGCACTAGCACCTTTACTTGTGCATCCGCGGATTACGTCATCACTTTCTGCCCAAAGCTAGCCAACAG CGTGAAGTCAACGAATGGGCAAACCAATTTCTCAGCCGATCCCTCGGCGGCCACTCGTGACACACCCACAAATCTCATTGGCGCCGTTATGGCGGTGGTGGCTGCTATTTTGATTGTCTCAAAGCACTAA
- the LOC132171092 gene encoding cold shock protein 2, with protein sequence MAEERSTGVVRWFSDVKGYGFITPDDGGEDLFVHQSAIKAEGFRSLAEGDSVEFQIELGVNEKTKAIDVTGPNGSPLQATKKESYSHGRSTRGGGGGGWRSGGDRRNGGAGCYNCGDTRHIARECYRGNPASGGGRGGGRGGGGGGGGCYSCGEVGHMARDCPRGNNGGGAGGACYSCGGYGHLARDCIGGGGGSGGGGSGGGGGRSGSGACFTCGEFGHLARDCRNGGGVSGRFSGGGSGGRTGCFNCGKQGHFAKDCSAVPDAS encoded by the coding sequence ATGGCGGAGGAGAGGTCGACGGGTGTGGTCCGGTGGTTCAGCGATGTGAAGGGCTACGGGTTTATCACGCCCGACGACGGTGGCGAAGATCTGTTCGTCCACCAGTCAGCGATCAAAGCCGAAGGCTTCCGTAGCCTGGCCGAGGGCGATAGCGTCGAGTTCCAGATCGAGCTCGGCGTCAACGAGAAGACTAAGGCCATCGACGTCACCGGCCCCAACGGATCTCCCCTCCAGGCCACCAAGAAGGAAAGTTACAGTCACGGCAGGTCCACACGCGGTGGCGGAGGCGGTGGCTGGAGAAGCGGTGGAGATAGGCGCAACGGCGGGGCCGGGTGTTACAATTGCGGCGATACGAGGCACATCGCTAGGGAATGTTACAGAGGGAACCCCGCGTCCGGTGGAGGCAGAGGCGGAGGCAGAGGCGGAGGCGGAGGCGGAGGCGGTTGTTACAGTTGCGGCGAGGTTGGGCACATGGCCAGGGACTGTCCTCGCGGAAACAATGGCGGTGGCGCGGGTGGCGCGTGTTACTCGTGCGGTGGGTACGGGCATTTGGCGAGGGACTGTATCGGTGGAGGTGGCGGTAGTGGCGGTGGTGGCAGTGGTGGCGGTGGTGGCAGAAGTGGCAGCGGTGCCTGCTTTACATGTGGGGAGTTTGGGCACTTGGCTAGGGATTGCCGAAACGGCGGCGGCGTTTCGGGAAGGTTCAGTGGAGGTGGTTCCGGAGGAAGAACTGGGTGTTTCAACTGCGGGAAGCAAGGCCATTTTGCTAAAGATTGCTCTGCGGTCCCCGACGCCTCTtga
- the LOC132172131 gene encoding ferredoxin--NADP reductase, leaf-type isozyme, chloroplastic: MATAVTATVSFPSSKSASLSSRTSIISPERVSFKKVPLQYRDVSVGGRAVSIRAQVTTEAPAKVEKVSKKMEEGVVVNKYRPKDPYVGRCLLNTKITGDDAPGETWHMVFSTEGEVPYREGQSIGVIADGVDKNGKPNKLRLYSIASSALGDFGDSKTVSLCVKRLVYTNDKGEIVKGVCSNFLCDLKPGAEVKITGPVGKEMLMPKDPTATVIMLATGTGIAPFRSFLWKMFFEKHEDYKFNGLAWLFLGVPTSSSLLYKEEFEKMKEKAPENFRLDFAVSREQTNEKGEKMYIQTRMAQYAEELWQLLKKDNTFVYMCGLKGMEKGIDDIMVSLAARDGIDWLDYKKQLKKAEQWNVEVY; the protein is encoded by the exons ATGGCTACTGCAGTGACTGCTACGGTCTCCTTTCCATCCTCCAAGTCTGCTTCTCTGTCCTCCAGAACCTCTATTATCTCACCAGAAAGAGTATCCTTCAAGAAG gTTCCATTGCAGTACAGGGATGTTTCTGTTGGCGGAAGAGCTGTTTCAATCAGAGCCCAGGTCACCACAGAGGCTCCTGCTAAGGTTGAGAAGGTGTCCAAGAAAATGGAGGAAGGTGTGGTGGTGAACAAGTACAGACCAAAGGATCCTTACGTTGGCAGATGCCTCCTCAACACTAAGATTACCGGCGATGATGCTCCAGGAGAAACCTGGCACATGGTCTTCAGCACTGAGG GAGAGGTCCCCTACAGAGAAGGGCAATCAATTGGGGTGATTGCAGATGGTGTTGACAAGAACGGAAAGCCTAACAAGCTGAGGTTATACTCAATTGCCAGCAGTGCCCTTGGTGACTTTGGAGACTCCAAAact GTTTCTCTTTGTGTGAAACGGCTTGTGTACACCAATGACAAAGGAGAGATTGTTAAAGGAGTCTGCTCAAATTTCTTGT GTGACCTGAAACCGGGAGCTGAAGTAAAGATTACAGGACCAGTTGGGAAAGAAATGCTTATGCCGAAAGATCCCACTGCCACCGTCATCATG CTTGCAACTGGAACTGGCATTGCTCCTTTCCGCTCATTTTTGTGGAAAATGTTCTTTGAGAAGCATGAGGACTACAAG TTCAATGGCTTGGCGTGGCTCTTCTTGGGCGTTCCCACAAGTAGCTCACTGCTTTATAAGGAG GAATTTGAGAAAATGAAGGAGAAGGCCCCCGAAAATTTTAGACTCGACTTTGCCGTGAGCAGAGAGCAAACTAATGAGAAAGGAGAGAAGATGTACATTCAAACCCGAATGGCTCAGTATGCAGAAGAGCTATGGCAGTTGCTTAAGAAGGATAACACCTTTGTCTATATGTGTGGACTGAAGGGGATGGAAAAGGGGATCGATGACATAATGGTGTCATTGGCTGCTAGAGATG GCATTGACTGGTTGGATTACAAAAAGCAGTTGAAGAAGGCAGAGCAATGGAATGTGGAAGTCTACTAA
- the LOC132172715 gene encoding uncharacterized protein LOC132172715: MADLVKQILAKPIQLADQVIKAADEASSFKQECTELKAKTEKLAGLLRQAARASSELYERPARRIIDDTEQVIEKALALVLKCRVNGIVKRVFTIIPAAAFRKMSSQLENSIGDVSWLLRVSAPADDRGDEYLGLPPIAANEPILCLIWEQIAILYTGSLEDRSDAAASLVSLARDNDRYGKLIIEEGGIGPLLKLIKEGKLEGQENAARAIGLLGRDPESVEHMIHAGVCSVFGKILKEGPMKVQAVVAWAVSELAANYPKCQELFAQHNIIRLLVSHLAFETVEEHSKYAISSIRAASIHAVVMATNAPNAKNMNKAIDEDEKQCNNQIPHPTANKAPSQMYNVVTNTMAMRIQSKLLQPQGNDSTQANHNNNHSTNNNHNNNVKQNHQLHLPHHQQNVSLSGSNLNLKGRELEDPATKANMKAMAAKALWHLSIGNSAICRSITESRALLCFAVLLEKGPEDVKYHSAMALMEITAVAEEDAELRRSAFKPSSPACKAVVDQLLNIIEEANSDLLIPCVKAIGNLARTFRATETRMISPLVRLLDEREAEISREASVALSKFACTDNYLHLDHSKAIISAGGAKHLIQLVYFGEQIVQNSALFLLCYISLHVPDSEELAQAEVLTVLEWASKQSHITQDETLEALLQESKSRLELYQSRRSRAFH, translated from the coding sequence ATGGCGGACTTAGTGAAGCAAATCTTGGCAAAGCCGATCCAACTAGCTGACCAAGTCATCAAGGCTGCTGACGAGGCTAGTTCCTTCAAGCAAGAGTGCACGGAGCTCAAGGCCAAGACAGAGAAGCTCGCCGGGCTACTCCGCCAGGCCGCCCGGGCCAGCTCCGAGCTCTACGAGCGCCCCGCGCGGCGGATTATCGACGATACCGAGCAAGTCATCGAGAAGGCTCTAGCCCTCGTGCTCAAATGCCGTGTCAACGGCATAGTCAAGCGCGTGTTCACTATCATCCCCGCTGCTGCCTTTCGCAAGATGTCGTCTCAGCTCGAGAATTCGATCGGCGACGTGTCGTGGCTGCTCCGTGTGTCGGCTCCGGCTGATGATCGCGGCGACGAGTACTTGGGTCTACCTCCTATAGCAGCAAACGAGCCAATTCTGTGTCTCATATGGGAACAGATTGCGATTCTGTATACGGGTTCCCTCGAGGACCGATCCGATGCCGCGGCTTCGCTGGTTTCGCTTGCCCGGGACAATGATCGGTATGGGAAGCTAATCATAGAGGAAGGTGGGATCGGACCCTTGTTGAAATTGATCAAAGAGGGCAAACTGGAAGGACAAGAAAACGCTGCGAGGGCAATTGGGCTACTGGGACGGGACCCGGAAAGCGTCGAGCACATGATCCACGCGGGTGTGTGTTCGGTGTTTGGGAAAATCCTGAAAGAAGGTCCCATGAAAGTCCAGGCTGTGGTGGCTTGGGCTGTTTCTGAGCTTGCGGCTAATTACCCCAAGTGTCAGGAGCTTTTTGCCCAGCACAATATAATCCGTTTGCTGGTGAGCCATCTCGCGTTTGAGACCGTTGAAGAGCACAGCAAGTATGCCATTAGCAGCATCAGAGCCGCCTCGATCCATGCGGTTGTAATGGCAACTAATGCTCCAAACGCCAAGAATATGAACAAGGCAATTGACGAAGATGAAAAGCAATGTAACAATCAAATTCCTCACCCCACGGCGAACAAGGCCCCCAGTCAGATGTACAATGTGGTGACGAATACCATGGCGATGAGGATCCAGTCCAAGCTACTCCAACCACAAGGTAATGATTCAACTCAAGCCAACCACAACAACAACCACAGCACAAACAACAACCATAACAACAATGTGAAGCAGAATCATCAACTCCATCTACCCCACCACCAGCAAAATGTTTCGCTTTCAGGGAGTAATCTCAATCTTAAGGGGAGGGAATTGGAAGACCCTGCTACCAAGGCCAACATGAAAGCAATGGCAGCAAAAGCCCTTTGGCACCTTTCCATAGGAAACTCAGCCATCTGCCGCAGTATCACTGAGTCAAGAGCACTGTTATGCTTCGCAGTTCTCCTGGAGAAAGGGCCTGAAGATGTCAAGTACCATTCTGCCATGGCATTGATGGAGATTACTGCAGTGGCCGAGGAAGATGCCGAATTGAGAAGATCTGCATTCAAGCCCAGTTCACCCGCCTGCAAAGCTGTTGTTGACCAGTTGCTAAACATCATTGAGGAGGCAAATTCAGACCTCCTTATCCCGTGCGTCAAGGCTATTGGGAATTTGGCAAGGACATTCCGAGCAACGGAGACAAGGATGATCAGCCCGTTAGTGCGGCTTCTCGACGAGAGAGAAGCTGAGATTTCCAGGGAGGCTTCAGTTGCTCTCTCAAAATTTGCCTGCACAGATAACTATCTCCACCTTGATCACTCAAAGGCAATCATAAGTGCTGGAGGGGCAAAACACTTGATCCAACTGGTGTATTTTGGTGaacaaattgttcaaaattcaGCATTGTTTCTGCTATGCTACATTTCCCTACATGTACCAGACAGCGAGGAACTTGCCCAGGCCGAGGTGCTCACTGTGCTTGAATGGGCTTCCAAACAATCTCACATTACCCAGGATGAAACACTCGAGGCATTGTTACAAGAGTCCAAGAGCAGGTTGGAGCTTTATCAATCCAGACGGTCAAGGGCATTCCATTGA